CTCACTCCCGCTCTTGCTTCCCGCCGCTCCCAAGCGCAAGCGCCGCCGGCTCGGCTGCTCCGTAGGTGAGCCACGCAAAGGTCGCCGCCCTGCACCGTTGCGCACTCACGAGTCACACTCACACCTACAAATAGCGCCGCACTCGGCAGCACAACCCACGCACAGcaaaccaccaccagcagcggaGCAAGAAGCCAACAACACCAGAAGATCACAGCAGGCAGCAATGGCAGCGCCAGGCGTGtccgtcgtcctcgccgcgtGCCTCGTCGTCCTGGTGGcgctcggcctcggcgccggcgtggcagaggcgcagggcggcggcgtggggcagTGCGTGCCGCAGCTGAACCGGCTCCTGGCGTGCCGCGCGTACCTGGTGCCCGGCGCGCCGGACCCCAGCGCCGACTGCTGCGGCGCGCTCAGCGCCGTGTCGCACGAGTGCGCCTGCAGCACCATGGGCATCATCAACAGCCTGCCCGGACGCTGCAGCCTCGCCCCAGTCAACTGCTGTAAGCACCAAGCTTCTACAATTCAGTCTTTTTGCCACTGCATCACGCTGCTAGTGAAGCTTTTATCGATGTGTTCAATCTTATGGCTTTCTTCTCTGTTCGTGCGTGCAGCTGCCTGAGGAATGAGACGAGGATGCTGCAAAGCAAGGGAGAGGAATAAGACGTGATCCATGGCGAGAAGCGAGAGCAATCGAGCTCCACCAGCTTTCGGCCTGACCGCCGGCGTCGCCAGCCGCCTGTCACACGTCCAACGTCGTCGTCGTTTTCGTTTCAATACTCAGACTGCTTTGCTACCAATCTCAGTGAAAAAAATAAAGTGAAACCATGCTTGATCAGATGGTTGAATGCTATCGATGCTtgatctactttttttttttaactcaaaTTTCGCCCGAAATTTTCACGAATTTCAGTCATTTTGACGGGACAAAAAAATGCTGAAAACAAAATTTAAAACACTTCGCTTCAAATATGCTTCTTTCTATTGTGCACTCGTGCTTCCCTTTGATTTCCGCCTCTACATTTCGATGCCTATTCATGACAAATTGAATATCATCCGGAGACTGGAACAACGGAAATCAACCAAAACTTACAGCCACACAGCATGCGTACAACGCAACCGATTCTGTGGCAAACTAGTACTAGTATCTGAGTGACATTGACAATCGCCGTAACATTACGTAAGAATGCAGGCCAGGCAGACCAATAACTAATGATCTAAACCAATTCCCCACAACAATCGCACATGCACCCATGAAACTGTAGGAAATTAACGTTCCTCTGAATGTAGAATTGTATATACATCCTGACGGCACGTTCAAAGTGGCCATGAGACTAGTGTAACACGAACTGACAGGAGTCAGTGAAAATGAAACACCAACGTTTCACACCACAAAAGATGGCCACGGGATCAACAGTTACTATCATCCAAGCACTACAGTATTTTTCATGAACACGCAACATATAATTTTAGAAGTGCATATTTCTACCCTGAAATCTTTTCTAGGAACAGAGCTTCCTGCTTGCTAGTCAGACCGAGATCACTCAATGACATCTGGCTCTCCCCATCAGTGAATGCACGCCTGGGATAAGATCTCACCTGCCCAGCAAAAAGTCACAAAATTCAGTAACAGTTACAAGAACAGGAAGGGGCAGACACAGACGACAAATTATATGTAGAACTATGACTCATGTATCCTCTTAATAAGGCTCGCTCAGTGCCATCACTCAATAGTCAATGCTAGAAAACAACAATAACCCGACCAGCTGATCAGCTAAAAATGCAACGATGAACTATAGTGTCTGCAAAAATAACTATCCTTGTACAGTAAAAGCAAAAAATGGTTGGTCGTGCCATGCAGCTATCAGTGACCTGTCTCTAGTGTATAGTACTATCTCAACTTGCTAGTGACCTGACTACTTGACAGCCACCAGGGCAATTGATGATTCAAGTCTATAACAATTAACAAGTGTAGAAGATAATCAAAAACTTAACAGGATATTTCACTATAGCCACATAGATAATTCAAAATGGTCCGATAAAATAATTCAAATTCCAATAAGCGAAAGGAGCCATGTGTTCAAATGTAGAGGTACCATCGAAATTGCAAAGTGATGTAGCCAAAGAAAAAGGTACTGCAAAAGTATTCAGAAACAGTagtgtttttttctttcttggtGCTAGTGCGAATAACCAGCTGACTGTAACTGCACtgatctgaatatctgatatTGTTTTGCAAATATACAGTACTGTTGAAAGAAGTGAATCAGAATTACCAGTCTATAAGTTCCTGGTTTGAAAGTCCTGCTGATGTCTATGAAATCGAAAAGATACTGCAACAGTTCCAGAAGATTAGAAGCAGGTATAATGAAGCACTTCAGTAGGGATTCTGGCAACTGAAAGCTCCTCACCTGAAGCTTGTCGGATTTGAGAAAGCGCCGTCCTCGGCGACTACCATCAGGCATGCGGACTACCACTGTGACTGCCCCCTCATCATTTTGTAGTGGCTCCTTTGGTAGTGAAGCTTGTTTGGCTGCAAGCTCGGACTCTAACTCCTATTTTCACATAAACACAAAAAAGGCAAGACAATATTGCTAGTAAAATAACAAAAACTTTGGAGAATACAGACCTAACAAGATTCAGCATTAACTGCAGAAGGAAATCAATCTTCTGGTTATCATTCTTTTGCTAAATTATAGACATCTTCTAGTTAAGCATCAACAATAGGTCGCGAAGACTTTCCTGGTAAGACTTGCGAATACACTATAATATGTTTCACGATATTAAGCAGATTGTATGCATTACCCACTTCTACAATTAGCCCATCCCAATTGCAATTTAATCAACCATATATGCTCCTGGGCCAATAAAATCATCCACGTGTGGTAAATGCACCCATCTCATCCTGTTCTGTGCAATTTGATAGTGGTAACTAAAGTACCTCTTCCTCACGCTGTTTCTTtagcttctcctcctcttccttcttttgCCGTTCAAGAGCAGCTTCTCTTGCTGCAGCTTCCTCGGCCCTGCGGAGCTCAGCCTCCTCCACAGCCTTCAACTCCTTTTCTCGATCAGCTTGGAGGGCTGCAAGATACTCATCGTCCTGCAATTGAAATATTGGTAGTCATATGCAATACTTGTGATAATCCAGCAGATGAATACTGCTCAATACCTGCTGTTCCCTTAACAACCGCTGTGCAGTTAATGCTGGTGATGGAGGACGTGCTACTCGGGGATAGTGGGTTGATCGTCCACGGGTTGGGAAGGAAAATGGATACGGTGCTCCTTCAGGAATCCCACCAAACATTGCAGCCTCAAGCATAACAGCTTCGTCATGCTCTTCGGAAGAAATGCCACCCCACTTTTCAAGGAAGTTCAAACAGCAGCGTGAGTTGTGATGAAACTACAATTTGCAGAAACTATAGCTCATCCTAGAGGCATGAGGGGAACAGAATACCTCTTCTGAAGGGAAACCGCCATTATGCTGATGGTCATTTTGAATATTATGAGGCTGAGGACTCAAGGGAGGACTGTCTGCCATTTGCACCACTTCCACTGGATCAGTAGTTCTGCCTCGGACACGTCTAGAACGTTGCCTAACTAAAGGTTGTTCGTCATCATCTTCAATGTCCTCCTGGAAGTTCTCTCCATCTACAGTTTGCTCAGAAGTTCCAACTTTACCTGTGGTAAGTCCTTGCCTACAATGAGAAAGGACATGTATGAGGAAACTAGGTTTATTGCTAAAGGTTCGCTTAAAGAATTGCATGAAAGTGGCGCACACAGACAGTGAAAGAATATCATATACTGCAAGGCAGAATGGCTTCTATGCAAACTGCAc
The genomic region above belongs to Setaria italica strain Yugu1 chromosome VI, Setaria_italica_v2.0, whole genome shotgun sequence and contains:
- the LOC101758982 gene encoding non-specific lipid-transfer protein C4, whose product is MAAPGVSVVLAACLVVLVALGLGAGVAEAQGGGVGQCVPQLNRLLACRAYLVPGAPDPSADCCGALSAVSHECACSTMGIINSLPGRCSLAPVNCSA
- the LOC101758300 gene encoding plant UBX domain-containing protein 8 — its product is MARPPQEAIDTFVSITGADEAAAVRALEEHGNDLNGAVNAYFNEGDRSTTRINQNPVPASVDDMELDEPLDPMFNRPLFPRTLGNPFELLGPGFADITAADIFGRGPQVTHPREVRQVPIEVKDTNTQTSSSGQGPVIEDVTGRESFYGPEVHGTVIVDEDDEDLPSTPSAHDPNIPSSTSHPNHFMPSAPPPVNVSDYNNDIEEEMIRAAIEASKREAEGMTNDLNSGETENTSCGRGDDELARAVSLSLETAERERALRQEGMHVTDPSPDLSDKEDTEGTSGMNERQGLTTGKVGTSEQTVDGENFQEDIEDDDEQPLVRQRSRRVRGRTTDPVEVVQMADSPPLSPQPHNIQNDHQHNGGFPSEEWGGISSEEHDEAVMLEAAMFGGIPEGAPYPFSFPTRGRSTHYPRVARPPSPALTAQRLLREQQDDEYLAALQADREKELKAVEEAELRRAEEAAAREAALERQKKEEEEKLKKQREEEELESELAAKQASLPKEPLQNDEGAVTVVVRMPDGSRRGRRFLKSDKLQYLFDFIDISRTFKPGTYRLVRSYPRRAFTDGESQMSLSDLGLTSKQEALFLEKISG